Proteins encoded in a region of the Watersipora subatra chromosome 5, tzWatSuba1.1, whole genome shotgun sequence genome:
- the LOC137396801 gene encoding motile sperm domain-containing protein 1-like isoform X2 — translation MMSHSIPEMLRVSPTKLEFFVDDRKSHNTVLKVSNPTTNLLRYKLTCTASDNYMVENGEGQVKSGGCIFIRIHHLKVAMFKKNQKNEDCFRMEVYKGTTRIGKPTTIVAELLYSKDTQPREQLPFQLLPGSTKTQADPASSTASNEPIQVDTPKRPSLLYVYIGIVCLAVLYLPIDGETPSFLSNYIKLENSHKLIAAYVLGMITVVLFRQ, via the exons ATGATGAGTCATTCTATACCAGAGATGCTACGTGTTAGTCCTACTAAATTAGAGTTCTTTGTGGATGACCGAAAGTCACATAATACAGTCTTGAAAGTTTCCAATCCCACAACTAATTTGCTTCGCTACAAAT TAACCTGCACCGCTTCGGACAATTACATGGTTGAGAATGGTGAGGGTCAAGTCAAATCTGGTGGTTGCATATTCAT ccgTATTCATCACCTCAAGGTTGCAATGTTCAAGAAAAACCAGAAAAACGAGGATTGTTTTCGAATGGAAGTCTATAAGGGAACAACTCGGATAG GTAAGCCAACTACTATTGTGGCAGAGCTTCTATATAGCAAAGACACTCAGCCGAGAGAGCAGCTTCCGTTTCAGCTACTTCCAGGAAGTACAAAAACGCAGGCAGATCCTGCTAGCAGCACTGCATCTAATGAACCTATTCAAG TCGACACCCCAAAAAGACCTAGTCTCCTTTATGTCTATATTGGAATAGTCTGTCTGGCTGTACTATACCTCCCTATTGACGGAGAGACACCTAGCTTCCTATCTAATTATATAAAGCTGGAAAATTCGCATAAGCTAATAGCTGCTTATGTTCTAG GCATGATAACAGTGGTCTTGTTCCGGCAATGA
- the LOC137396801 gene encoding motile sperm domain-containing protein 1-like isoform X1: MMSHSIPEMLRVSPTKLEFFVDDRKSHNTVLKVSNPTTNLLRYKLTCTASDNYMVENGEGQVKSGGCIFIRIHHLKVAMFKKNQKNEDCFRMEVYKGTTRIGKPTTIVAELLYSKDTQPREQLPFQLLPGSTKTQADPASSTASNEPIQAVDTPKRPSLLYVYIGIVCLAVLYLPIDGETPSFLSNYIKLENSHKLIAAYVLGMITVVLFRQ; encoded by the exons ATGATGAGTCATTCTATACCAGAGATGCTACGTGTTAGTCCTACTAAATTAGAGTTCTTTGTGGATGACCGAAAGTCACATAATACAGTCTTGAAAGTTTCCAATCCCACAACTAATTTGCTTCGCTACAAAT TAACCTGCACCGCTTCGGACAATTACATGGTTGAGAATGGTGAGGGTCAAGTCAAATCTGGTGGTTGCATATTCAT ccgTATTCATCACCTCAAGGTTGCAATGTTCAAGAAAAACCAGAAAAACGAGGATTGTTTTCGAATGGAAGTCTATAAGGGAACAACTCGGATAG GTAAGCCAACTACTATTGTGGCAGAGCTTCTATATAGCAAAGACACTCAGCCGAGAGAGCAGCTTCCGTTTCAGCTACTTCCAGGAAGTACAAAAACGCAGGCAGATCCTGCTAGCAGCACTGCATCTAATGAACCTATTCAAG CAGTCGACACCCCAAAAAGACCTAGTCTCCTTTATGTCTATATTGGAATAGTCTGTCTGGCTGTACTATACCTCCCTATTGACGGAGAGACACCTAGCTTCCTATCTAATTATATAAAGCTGGAAAATTCGCATAAGCTAATAGCTGCTTATGTTCTAG GCATGATAACAGTGGTCTTGTTCCGGCAATGA